In Cryptococcus neoformans var. neoformans JEC21 chromosome 5 sequence, one genomic interval encodes:
- a CDS encoding transmembrane transporter Liz1p, putative gives MSSLSKFQVKLETIFWGKPPADPKERKLLLKLDLVILTYVCLSYFCNYLDRANLANAYTTGMREDVGFKGNDYTYANSMFTAGYIIGQWPSALILSSGRISPRFWFPFCMLAWGLCTLGLTWVKTPHQVWGIRFVQALFEASTFSGTHYILGSWYKNGELGKRSAVFATAAQCGTLFSGIMQGAIMTNLDGKNGFKGWQWLYIIDFIITIPIAIYGFLMFPGTPQTTKAFWLTEEERELCVQRLPPAEHHKMTLKSLGKSVKRLVTTWRWYLFTLLFTVSATAFEKVGVYTEFNLWLKAAGYNASQISYYPSIFTATAIVSTYFLTVISDVTRNRFVINPIMYLAVFISSVMLLNWDHLNKGAHWFAYIIGGFGYAGQASNFAWANEMCRDDDVVRSLTLFSMNLFSSVWNLWYQIVAWPVVEAPRFRNGQIATLVTGAASVGIAVTIVYCSKKWPPAIANAELDHERESVAEGEKSTSKDEEAGVSVEGVAH, from the exons ATGAGTTCATTGAGCAAATTCCAGGTCAAACTGGAGACAATATTTTGGGGGAAGCCTCCTGCAGACCCAAAAGAACGTAAGCTTTTGCTGAAATTGGATCTGGTTATCTTGACCTATGTCTGCTTGTCTT ATTTCTGTAATT ATCTGGACAGAGCGAATCTTGCCAATGCG TACACTACCGGCATGAGAGAAGATGTAGGCT TCAAAGGTAACGACTACACCTACGCGAATTCCATGTTCACGGCTGGCTATATTATTGGTCAATGGCCCTCTGCGCTCATTCTCTCTTCTGGCCGCATTTCACCAAGATTCTGGTTCCCTTTTTGCATGCTAGCTTGGGGGCTGTGTACTCTTGGTTTGACCT GGGTCAAAACTCCTCATCAGGTTTGGGGCATTCGATTTGTGCAAGCATTGTTTGAAGCATCCACGTTCAGTGGTACCCAT TATATTCTTGGCTCCTGGTATAAAAACGGGGAGCTGGGTAAGCGTTCCGCCGTC TTCGCAACTGCTGCTCAATGCGGCACCTTGTTTTCTGGCATTATGCAAGGTGCAATCATGACCAATTTGGACGGCAAAAACGGGTTCAAAGGTTGGCAATGGCTGTATATTATTGACTTCATTATTACTATTCCAATTG CTATCTACGGTTTTTTGATGTTCCCTGGTACCCCCCAAACTACCAAGGCTT TCTGGCttactgaagaagaacgagaGCTCTGTGTTCAACGTTTGCCTCCCGCCGAACATCATAAAATGACTCTTAAAAGCTTAGGCAAATCCGTCAAGAGGCTCGTTACCACGTGGAGGTGGTACCTATTCACTCTTTTATTTACCGTGTCAGCCACAGCATTCGAGAAGGTCGGGGTATACACAGAGTTTAACTTGTGGCTTAAGGCTGCTGGATACAACGCTAGCCAGA TTTCTTACTATCCCTCTATCTTTACTGCAACTGCCATTGTATCCACTTATTTCCTCACTGTTATCTCCGATGTTACCCGCAATCGCTTCGTCATTAACCCTATAATGTATCTGGCCGTCTTCATCTCATCGGTGATGCTCCTCAACTGGGACCACCTCAACAAAGGTGCTCATTGGTTCGCCTACATCATCGGAGGCTTTGGCTACGCGGGGCAAGCAAGCAATTTTGCTTGGGCGAATGAGATGTGTAGGGATGACGATGTGGTGAGGTCGTTGACTCTATTTTCCATGAACT TGTTCTCTAGCGTTTGGAATCTGTGGTATCAGATTGTGGCCTGGCCTGTTGTCGAAGCACCCCGTTTCCGAAATGGCCAAATTGCCACTTTGGTCACGGGTGCCGCATCCGTTGGTATTGCCGTCACCATTGTCTACTGCTCCAAAAAGTGGCCACCTGCTATTGCCAATGCGGAATTGGATCATGAACGTGAAAGTGTAGCTGAAGGCGAGAAGAGTACAAGTaaggacgaagaggcaGGAGTCAGCGTTGAAGGCGTCGCTCATTAG
- a CDS encoding ribosomal protein, putative, giving the protein MPPQVKTKAQKAAAAMAGSKAGKKKKWSKGKVKDKANNAVIVDKAVYDRIIKEVPTYKLISQSVLIDRMKINGSLARRAIAFLEKEGLIKRVVHHHAQLIYTRATAA; this is encoded by the exons ATGCCTCCCCAAGTTAAGACCAAGG CCCAAAAGGCCGCCGCCGCTATGGCCGGTTCCAAGGCCGG taagaagaagaagtggagcAAGGGCAAGGTGAAGGACAAGGCCAACAACGCCGTCATCGTTGACAAGGCTGTCTA TGACCGAATTATCAAGGAGGTCCCCACCTACAAGCTTATTTCTCAATCTGTCCTCATCGACCGAATGAAGATCAACGGTTCCCTCGCCCGACGTGCCATCGCTTtccttgagaaggagggtcTTATCAAGCGAGTTGTCCACCACCACGCTCAGCTCATCTACACCAGGGCGACTGCTGCTTAA
- a CDS encoding mitogen-activated protein kinase kinase, putative has translation MDNTVAPSKGKKPGGARPNPGTRPESGGPARPTGAGGVPKLSIPPDNVPGMHVDQAGQGGWHQPASLPSLALRPMRPSPTPSSSSRPKLSLTPLTPTIPASSSSAPSSASPAPPNRPALLNAHSARGYGERNTPSLKLSIPGASSVGPGFSTEHDYPLELPDDTDALSSELKTPTPGRPAGGGLNLSLSSLSLTSSEDANPTLQARGRDYDEGESSYGYGCVGNGLIGPGGDAISAMTEDIRQALSRNRFETGSDRGGARSRAGSLMSDSSRATAGRDRSDSASLYNAASRRESPSASLSGGSARQSLDLPRAAEEVNEQKESPVFDPEGLVMMRRLGEGTGGSVDMVQDRATGRIMAKKVITRTSNPMVHKQLLRELEILNSCASPFIVEHYGSFLADHDSSIGILMEYCEAGSLDSLLGKMKKKSMRCSEHVLGRVASSVLKGLDYLHQRRIVHRDIKPSNILITRQGAVKLCDFGVSGELVESLAGTFTGTSFYMAPERIQNKPYSIKADVWSLGMTLHEIAHLRFPFPPEGENQSVAPIELLSYIVTAPVPVMIDDLSVGRVWSEPIKDFMGQCLIRSGTDRPYPWQLLQHPFIVASEAKKVNMAKWVAALCNWPLS, from the exons ATGGATAATACTGTTGCGCCATCTAAAGGCAAAAAGCCCGGAGGCGCCAGACCCAACCCTGGCACTCGACCTGAAAGCGGTGGGCCAGCCAGGCCAACCGGGGCGGGTGGTGTGCCAAAGCTCAGTATACCTCCGGACAACGTCC CCGGTATGCATGTTGACCAAGCAGGCCAGGGAGGATGGCATCAGCCcgcctctcttccatctcttgcTCTCCGTCCGATGCGCCCTTCTCCAACCccttcgtcgtcgtctCGCCCTAAACTATCTCTGACCCCGCTTACCCCGACTATTCCTGCTTCGTCAAGctctgctccttcttcagcgTCCCCAGCTCCTCCCAATAGGCCAGCACTCTTGAACGCTCATTCTGCTAGAGGATATGGGGAGAGAAACACACCAAGCTTAAAACTTTCCATTCCAGGAGCCAGCTCCGTCGGACCGGGCTTCTCCACCGAGCACGACTACCCTCTTGAACTGCCGGACGATACCGACGCATTATCCTCTGAACTGAAGACGCCGACGCCTGGACGTCCTGCTGGAGGAGGCTTGAATCTAAGTCTGTCTTCCCTTTCACTTACATCTTCCGAAGATGCGAACCCCACACTACAAGCTCGCGGAAGGGACtatgatgaaggagaatcATCGTATGGTTACGGGTGTGTGGGTAACGGTCTGATTGGACCTGGAGGTGATGCGATCAGTGCCATGACGGAGGATATTAGACAAGCATTATCTCGAAACCGGTTTGAAACTGGGTCCGATAGAGGAGGAGCGAGGAGCCGAGCAGGCAGCTTGATGAGCGATAGTAGCCGGGCTACCGCAGGACGTGATCGGTCAGATTCGGCATCACTGTATAACGCAGCTTCAAGGCGTGAATCACCGTCTGCTAGCCTATCTGGAGGATCTGCAAGACAAAGTCTGGATCTACCGCgagcagcagaagaggtGAACGAGCAAAAGGAATCACCAGTATTTGATCCTGAAGGACTGGTAATGATGAGAAGGCTCGGTGAAGGGACTGGTGGCTCAGTGGATATGGTACAGGACCGAGCCACAGGTCGCATTATGGCCAAGAAG GTTATCACTCGAACCTCGAACCCAATGGTGCACAAGCAGCTCCTTCGTGAACTAGAGATTCTTAACTCTTGCGCTTCGCCGTTTATTGTGGAACATTATGGATCTTTCTTGGCGGATCATGATTCATCAATAGGAATTCTCATGGAGTACTGCGAAGCCGGCAGTCTGGATAGTCTTCTGGgtaagatgaagaagaagagtatgaGGTGTTCCGAACATGTCCTGGGTAGAGTTGCGTCTTCGGTGTTGAAAGGTCTTGACTATCTCCACCAACGGCGGATCGTTCACCGAGACATCAAACCCTCCAATATCCTTATCACTCGACAGGGGGCCGTCAAGCTTTGTGATTTTGGAGTCAGTGGAGAGCTGGTAGAGTCTTTGGCGGGGACTTTTACTGGGACAAGCTTTTACATGGCC CCTGAAAGAATACAAAACAAGCCTTACTCGATCAAGGCGGACGTTTGGTCTCTCGGCATGACCTTGCACGAGATCGCCCACCTCCGATTCCCATTTCCTCCCGAGGGCGAAAATCAATCAGTAGCACCTATAGAGTTATTGTCATACATTGTGACGGCACCCGTACCGGTAATGATCGATGATCTAAGTGTGGGGAGGGTGTGGAGCGAGCCTATCAAAGATTTCATGGGACAATG CTTGATAAGATCGGGAACAGATAGGCCCTACCCTTGGCAACTACTGCAGCATCCCTTCATTGTCGCCAGTGAAGCTAAAAAGGTGAACATGGCCAAATGGGTAGCAGCCCTTTGCAACTGGCCTCTATcatag